In the genome of Triticum urartu cultivar G1812 chromosome 5, Tu2.1, whole genome shotgun sequence, one region contains:
- the LOC125508041 gene encoding probable inactive purple acid phosphatase 1 — MRPWAWVAAVTWMAACSAAAAHGEQPLSMIAVERTTLAVDDAAHVKASPAVLGLEGQYSGWVEVEFFHPDPSGDDWIGVFSPANFSAAICEPENKRQYPPVLCTAPIKYQFAKFKNDGYSKSGKGYLKLQLINQREDFSFALFSGGLLKPKLIAVSNKVTFVNPKAPVYPRLAQGKSWNEMTVTWTSGYDIKEAVPFVEWGEKGGRRFLSPAGTLTFDRNSMCGAPARTVGWRHPGYIHTSYLKDLWPDSMYTYRLGHRLPNGTRVWSKSYSFKASPYPGQDSLQRVVIFGDMGKAEADGSNEYNNFQPGSLNTTNQIIRDLENIDMVVHIGDICYANGYLSQWDQFTAQIEPIASTVPYMVGSGNHERDWPGTGSFYGNLDSGGECGVPAQTVFYTPAENRAKFWYATDYGMFRFCIAHTEEDWRPGTEQYKFIEHCLSSVDRQKQPWLIFLAHRVLGYSSNSYYGFEGTFEEPMGREALQELWQKYKVDLAFYGHVHNYERTCPVYQSQCVVNASNHYSGPFQATTHVVVGGAGASLSDFITSKIQWSHFRDFDHGFGKLTAFNHSSLLFEYKKSRDGNVYDHFTISRDYRDVLACSVDNCPRTSLAS; from the exons ATGAGGCCGTGGGCATGGGTGGCGGCCGTCACATGGATGGCTGCCTGCTCCGCCGCGGCGGCCCACGGCGAGCAGCCGCTGTCGATGATCGCCGTCGAGAGGACCACCCTCGCCGTCGACGACGCGGCGCACGTCAAGGCGTCCCCTGCGGTTCTTGGACTGGAGGGCCAGTACAGTGGATGGGTGGAGGTGGAGTTCTTCCATCCCGACCCCTCCGGCGATGACTGGATCGGAGTCTTCTCTCCTGCCAATTTCAG TGCCGCGATTTGTGAGCCTGAGAATAAGAGGCAATATCCTCCAGTGCTATGCACAGCACCTATCAAG TACCAATTTGCAAAGTTCAAGAATGACGGGTATAGCAAGTCTGGAAAGGGCTATCTGAAGCTTCAGCTGATCAACCAGAGAGAAGATTTCTCATTTGCACTTTTTTCTGGGGGTCTCTTGAAG CCGAAGCTGATTGCTGTCTCAAACAAGGTGACGTTTGTGAACCCAAAGGCGCCTGTCTACCCACGTTTGGCGCAAGGGAAATCTTGGAACGAA ATGACAGTCACTTGGACAAGTGGATATGACATCAAAGAAGCAGTTCCTTTTGTTGAATGGGGTGAAAAGGGGGGACGCCGGTTCCTTTCTCCAGCCGGGACATTGACATTTGACAGAAACAGCATGTGTG GTGCACCAGCACGAACTGTTGGTTGGCGCCATCCTGGTTACATTCATACTAGTTACTTGAAGGATTTGTGGCCAGACTCGAT GTACACCTACAGGCTTGGCCATAGATTACCAAATGGTACCCGCGTCTGGAGTAAGTCATATAGCTTTAAGGCATCACCTTATCCTGGACAAGATTCTTTGCAACGGGTCGTCATATTTGGGGACATGGGGAAG GCAGAGGCAGATGGTTCCAACGAGTACAATAACTTCCAGCCAGGCTCGCTAAACACTACTAACCAGATCATTAGAGACCTGGAAAACATCGACATGGTGGTCCACATCGGGGACATTTGCTACGCGAATGGTTATTTGTCGCAGTGGGATCAGTTCACTGCACAGATAGAACCGATTGCTTCAACTGTGCCATACATGGTTGGCAG CGGTAATCATGAGAGGGACTGGCCTGGAACTGGTTCCTTCTATGGAAATCTTGACTCTGGTGGAGAATGTGGTGTTCCAGCACAAACTGTGTTCTACACTCCTGCTGAGAACCGTGCAAAATTTTG GTACGCGACTGACTATGGCATGTTCAGGTTTTGCATTGCTCACACAGAAGAAGATTGGAGACCAGGGACCGAGCAGTACAAGTTCATCGAGCACTGCCTGTCGTCTGTTGACAGGCAGAAGCAGCCATGGCTCATCTTCCTTGCACACCGTGTTCTAGGGTACTCATCCAACTCTTACTATGGATTCGAAGGCACATTTGAGGAACCGATGGGACGAGAAGCGCTGCAAGAGCTCTGGCAGAAGTACAAAGTCGATCTTGCCTTCTACGGTCACGTCCACAATTATGAAAGGACATGTCCGGTGTACCAG AGCCAGTGTGTTGTTAACGCATCGAATCACTACAGTGGCCCGTTCCAGGCAACGACGCATGTGGTTGTCGGTGGCGCCGGTGCCAGCCTTTCAGACTTCATCACTTCAAAGATTCAATGGAGTCACTTCAGAGACTTCGATCACGGTTTCGGCAAGCTCACGGCTTTCAATCATTCATCCTTGTTGTTCGAGTACAAGAAGAGCCGTGACGGCAATGTGTACGATCACTTCACGATCTCGCGCGACTACCGAGATGTCCTTGCCTGCTCCGTTGACAACTGCCCCAGGACTTCACTGGCTTCCTGA
- the LOC125508042 gene encoding uncharacterized protein LOC125508042 codes for MDKQKNHKNAEMGNDVFRRIILNQVGRDIGLEEENVPCNTPRNSVHSPFGGSSAKFGASTSGSAGAESVSPGEYVRDPGSILSLQPWIFKRSSTKNNEEMVVPSGSRAVGRGKNLVDGFRDGSTTEVSTRSPGLGSGPGRGRGALRSRRAQRHFINPLVATENSYIPQLYNENFEFEECTFAPVPSPASARPFIVTDGRRIISKSRYEPVPVPFDIGFDKEESRNGSKVPESVVGIAPLPELNKSKRGSQTERYSKPSKPPGLLERMLMFSSGVGIGIISSSLSSKKDLDSLNGTLKRMENLVQDLQDELEMKEGLTVKELPNETSGELDDGNIKAQTPDSISMSKIEAELEAELARLELNITSNHLEEEPFDLIEIDQEFIGDIVQGELKSDMIRRDIADYSSDSDHGRDSRQSSPDYTHETNYPVSPRDLSLRLHKVIQHRLEDRIKELETALAQSQKQAQLHIRAGQRVFSEQTCSNSDSGSSSNQDSPLFIQETSSSAEPFCLNLAGDALEAYDEAYEEFMRIADSPCTTSTNGRPQVNEDYSVDRSLIWGLEDESATELKEDSTWEQAVKSGDPNRAQESDGDESGDEDDHNSEMLIQQIVERTKQGSPVLIHAHRMLFSVDD; via the exons ATGGATAAGCAAAAGAATCACAAGAATGCAGAAATGGGGAACGATGTGTTCCGCAGAATAATTCTTAATCAGGTTGGCAGGGACATCGGTTTGGAGGAGGAGAACGTGCCTTGCAATACTCCGAGGAACTCCGTTCATTCGCCGTTTGGTGGCTCGTCTGCCAAATTTGGTGCTTCCACCAGTGGAAGTGCCGGTGCTGAGTCGGTTAGCCCAGGTGAGTATGTCAGAGATCCGGGATCCATATTGAGTTTGCAGCCTTGGATTTTCAAGAGAAGCAGCACAAAGAACAATGAGGAAATGGTGGTTCCAAGTGGTAGCAGGGCAGTTGGTAGAGGCAAGAATCTGGTGGATGGCTTTCGAGATGGTTCGACTACTGAGGTTTCCACAAGAAGCCCTGGTCTTGGTTCCGGGCCTGGAAGAGGTCGAGGTGCTCTTAGGAGCAGACGAGCCCAGAGGCATTTTATTAATCCACTTGTCGCAACAGAGAACTCATACATTCCACAACTTTACAACGAGAACTTCGAGTTTGAGGAATGTACATTTGCTCCAGTTCCATCCCCAGCTTCTGCTAGGCCATTCATTGTAACAGATGGGAGAAGAATCATTAGTAAATCACGCTATGAGCCAGTGCCTGTACCCTTTGATATTGGGTTCGACAAGGAGGAATCTCGAAATGGCTCAAAAGTGCCAGAAAGTGTTGTTGGGATTGCTCCGCTACCTGAGTTGAATAAATCCAAAAGGGGATCCCAAACAGAAAGATATAGTAAACCATCAAAACCACCAG GTTTACTTGAACGAATGCTCATGTTCTCCAGTGGGGTTGGCATTGGTATTATATCTTCCTCTCTATCAAGCAAAAAAGATCTTGATTCATTGAACGGCACACTGAAGCGAATGGAGAACTTGGTTCAGGATTTGCAAGATGAGCTGGAGATGAAAGAGGGGTTAACTGTGAAGGAATTGCCTAATGAAACGTCTGGTGAACTAGATG ATGGCAATATCAAAGCTCAAACCCCTGATTCAATATCAATGAGCAAAATTGAAGCAGAACTTGAAGCCGAGCTTGCGAGGCTGGAGTTAAATATCACTTCAAACCACTTGGAAGAAGAACCGTTTGACTTGATTGAG ATCGATCAGGAGTTCATTGGAGATATTGTTCAGGGGGAACTAAAGAGCGACATGATTCGTCGTGACATTGCTGATTACAGCAGTGATAGTGACCATGGCAGGGACAGCAGACAAAGCTCCCCAGATTACACACATGAGACAAACTATCCTGTTTCACCTAGAGATCTCAGTCTCCGTCTCCACAAGGTGATCCAGCATAGGCTGGAAGACCGAATCAAGGAGCTTGAGACAGCACTTGCTCAGAGCCAGAAGCAGGCGCAACTGCACATAAGGGCAGGACAGCGAGTCTTCTCCGAACAGACGTGCTCAAACAGTGATTCAGGTTCTTCTTCCAACCAGGATAGTCCATTGTTTATACAAGAAACTAGCTCCTCCGCCGAACCTTTCTGTCTAAATCTAGCTGGAGACGCACTAGAAGCCTACGATGAAGCCTATGAAGAATTCATGAGAATTGCTGACTCCCCTTGCACCACAAGTACAAACGGGAGGCCTCAGGTAAATGAAGATTACTCAGTGGACCGCAGCTTGATCTGGGGCTTGGAAGATGAGAGCGCTACAGAGCTGAAAGAGGACAGCACTTGGGAGCAGGCTGTGAAGAGCGGGGACCCTAACAGAGCTCAAGAGAGCGATGGAGACGAGTCGGGCGACGAGGATGACCACAATAGTGAGATGCTCATCCAACAGATTGTAGAGAGAACTAAGCAAGGCTCACCTGTACTCATACATGCTCACAGAATGTTGTTTTCTGTGGATGATTAG